GTCTCCGGCAGAAGGTGCTTAGCGAGTTCGAAGCGATCGGCACGAACAAGATTTTCGTCTTTCCCCGTACCACCGACGAGATGCGTGCGTCGGGCATCTACCGCGACATCCGTTTCGAGATCGACCTGTTTGACGGGCTCGCCGAGTCGGCACCCAAGCTCAAGGCGTTCTACCGCAACGCCGAAACGCAACAGACCGTCAACGCCAATGGCGTTTCCACGGCCGTGTCCGTCAAGGGCGTCGAGCCGGCCTGGCACGCCGTGGAAAACCGCGCCGTCATGCAGGGTCGGCCGTTCAGCTTTGTCGAGAACGATCGCGGCCGCCCCGTCGCGTTGATTAACGAAAACGCCCAACAACTTTTCCGCCTCCCCCGCGACCCGATCGGACAAACGCTCACGATCCAGAGCCGGAAGTACCTCATCATCGGTGTCGTCGAACCGGCCCAAGAACTCGCGCTGTTCGGCGGCGGTCAGGATGGCAACCAGGCTGAAGTACTCATTCCGTTCAAGGCACTCGCGAGGGAAAACGCCTTCGGCGGACGCATGTTTTACTTCATCATCGCGGCGGCCGAGAACCCCGGCGTCGCGCCCGAAGCCGCGGCGCAGATCCGTTATTACCTCCGCGGCCGGCGCGGCATCGACTTCGACGAGGAAGAAGACTTCGGCGTCGAGTACATCGCGAAGTTCGTCGACCAGTTCAACCAACTCGCTGTCGCACTCACCGCCGTCGCCGGGGGCATCGTCGGTATCTCGCTGCTGGTCGGCGGTGTGGGCATCATGAACATCATGCTCGTGTCCGTCTCCGAGCGCACTCGCGAGATCGGGCTGCGCAAGGCGATCGGCGCACGTCCGACGACGGTGCTGTTGCAGTTTCTCATCGAAGCCGTCGTGTTGTG
Above is a window of Planctomycetota bacterium DNA encoding:
- a CDS encoding ABC transporter permease, with the translated sequence MRLLSSPLRLLLVAYQSVMLAIAQIWSNKLRSVLTTVGIVIGVAAVTAVIAALTGLRQKVLSEFEAIGTNKIFVFPRTTDEMRASGIYRDIRFEIDLFDGLAESAPKLKAFYRNAETQQTVNANGVSTAVSVKGVEPAWHAVENRAVMQGRPFSFVENDRGRPVALINENAQQLFRLPRDPIGQTLTIQSRKYLIIGVVEPAQELALFGGGQDGNQAEVLIPFKALARENAFGGRMFYFIIAAAENPGVAPEAAAQIRYYLRGRRGIDFDEEEDFGVEYIAKFVDQFNQLAVALTAVAGGIVGISLLVGGVGIMNIMLVSVSERTREIGLRKAIGARPTTVLLQFLIEAVVLCLLGGLIGVAGGQLLTLALQQIPNAGIENAYIPTWAIGLAFGFSATTGVVFGMFPAIKASRLDPIVALRHE